One window of Bacillus alkalicellulosilyticus genomic DNA carries:
- the map gene encoding type I methionyl aminopeptidase, whose protein sequence is MIICKTQREIEIMREAGRIVALTHQELKKHVNPGISTRELDELAEKVIRSYDAVPSFKGYNGFTGSICASVNEELVHGIPGKKVLKNGDIISIDIGANYKGYHGDSAWTYAVGDISEEDQKLLDVTEQSLYKGLAEAKPGERLSDISHAIQSYVEPFGFSIVREYVGHGVGQDLHEDPQIPHYGPPGKGPRLKPGMVLAIEPMVNAGSRYVRTLADNWTVVTTDGKNCAHFEHTIAITDTGYEILTKL, encoded by the coding sequence ATGATTATATGTAAGACACAAAGAGAAATAGAAATCATGCGAGAAGCTGGTAGAATCGTTGCTCTTACACACCAGGAGTTAAAGAAACATGTCAATCCTGGTATTTCAACAAGGGAACTTGATGAACTAGCGGAAAAGGTAATTCGCTCCTATGATGCGGTGCCATCTTTTAAAGGCTATAATGGATTTACGGGTAGTATCTGTGCTTCAGTAAATGAAGAATTAGTACACGGGATTCCAGGTAAAAAAGTTCTTAAAAACGGGGATATTATCTCAATTGACATTGGAGCCAATTACAAAGGCTATCATGGAGATTCTGCATGGACCTATGCTGTTGGGGATATATCCGAAGAAGACCAAAAGTTGCTCGATGTCACTGAACAATCATTGTATAAAGGTCTAGCAGAAGCAAAACCAGGTGAACGGTTATCAGATATTTCTCATGCGATACAATCTTATGTTGAACCTTTTGGCTTTTCAATTGTAAGAGAATATGTAGGGCACGGTGTTGGCCAAGATTTGCATGAAGACCCGCAAATTCCACACTATGGTCCCCCGGGTAAAGGCCCTCGCTTAAAGCCTGGAATGGTTCTAGCAATAGAGCCAATGGTGAATGCGGGTAGTCGCTATGTTCGCACGTTAGCTGATAATTGGACAGTTGTTACAACGGATGGGAAGAATTGTGCGCATTTCGAGCATACGATTGCTATTACAGACACGGGGTATGAGATATTAACGAAATTGTAA
- a CDS encoding energy-coupling factor transporter ATPase: MEKQISIKNLSYRYEGSSEYALKGVNLDIAKGEWVAIIGHNGSGKSTLSRFFNALLLPVQGDVRISSYNSKDAQSLWDIRRTVGLVFQNPDNQLVATTVKDDIAFGLENFGFDRETMEDRIVQSASKVGIDHLLLEEPHRLSGGQKQRVAIAGIIAIKPEVIVLDEATSMLDPIGRREVISTIQEVNHTEKITIVSITHDLAEAALADRIIVMNQGEIVLTGTPKQVFENSATLYRYGLELPFAVEVRERLVELGYDISTQALTAEEVINELWTLQSKT, translated from the coding sequence ATGGAAAAGCAAATTAGTATTAAAAACCTTTCATACCGCTATGAGGGAAGTTCTGAGTATGCCCTTAAAGGGGTAAACTTAGATATTGCTAAAGGGGAATGGGTAGCCATCATTGGGCATAATGGCTCAGGGAAGTCGACGTTATCTCGTTTCTTTAATGCGCTCCTTCTCCCTGTACAAGGGGATGTTAGGATTTCTAGTTATAATAGTAAAGATGCGCAATCTCTATGGGACATTAGACGAACGGTAGGTTTAGTTTTTCAGAATCCTGATAATCAACTTGTTGCAACTACCGTTAAAGATGATATCGCTTTTGGTCTAGAGAACTTTGGTTTCGACCGAGAAACGATGGAAGACAGGATTGTTCAAAGTGCAAGTAAGGTAGGGATTGACCACTTGCTACTAGAAGAACCCCACCGGTTATCAGGTGGACAAAAACAACGTGTTGCGATCGCTGGTATTATCGCCATTAAACCGGAAGTTATCGTATTAGATGAAGCTACATCCATGTTAGACCCTATTGGACGTAGAGAGGTTATCTCAACGATTCAAGAGGTGAATCACACTGAGAAGATTACTATCGTCTCGATTACGCATGACTTAGCAGAAGCAGCATTAGCAGACCGTATTATTGTAATGAATCAAGGTGAGATTGTTTTAACAGGAACACCGAAACAAGTGTTTGAAAATAGTGCGACATTATATCGGTATGGTTTAGAGCTTCCATTCGCAGTTGAAGTAAGAGAAAGGTTAGTAGAATTAGGGTATGATATCTCAACGCAAGCATTAACTGCGGAGGAAGTGATTAATGAACTATGGACATTACAGTCGAAAACCTAG
- the rplM gene encoding 50S ribosomal protein L13, translated as MRTTYMAKPNEVERKWYVIDAEGQTLGRLASEVASILRGKTKPTFTPHVDTGDHVILINASKIVLTGKKLTDKIYYRHSNHPGGLKQTTAGEMLKNKPERMLELAIKGMLPKNTLGRKQGMKLHVFAGSEHNHQAQKPEAYELRG; from the coding sequence ATGCGTACAACATATATGGCAAAGCCAAACGAAGTTGAACGTAAGTGGTACGTTATTGACGCTGAAGGCCAAACATTAGGTCGTTTAGCAAGTGAAGTAGCCTCTATCCTACGTGGAAAAACAAAACCAACGTTTACTCCACATGTAGATACAGGAGACCATGTAATTCTTATCAATGCATCAAAGATTGTTTTAACAGGTAAAAAACTAACTGACAAGATTTACTACCGTCACAGTAATCATCCTGGTGGACTTAAGCAAACAACTGCTGGTGAAATGTTGAAAAACAAACCAGAAAGAATGCTTGAGCTAGCAATCAAAGGGATGTTACCTAAAAACACTCTTGGACGTAAACAAGGAATGAAACTACACGTATTCGCGGGTAGTGAGCATAACCACCAAGCACAAAAACCAGAAGCTTATGAGCTTCGCGGATAA
- the rpsK gene encoding 30S ribosomal protein S11, which produces MAKRTNTRTKRRQRKNVETGVAHIKSTFNNTIVTITDTHGNAISWASAGNLGFKGSRKSTPFAAQMAAEAAGKTAMEHGMKTVEVSVKGPGAGREAAIRSLQAVGLEVNMIKDVTPVPHNGCRPPKRRRV; this is translated from the coding sequence ATGGCTAAAAGAACGAATACACGTACAAAGCGTCGTCAACGTAAAAACGTAGAAACTGGTGTAGCACACATCAAATCTACTTTTAACAACACGATTGTTACGATTACAGACACTCACGGAAATGCAATTTCTTGGGCTAGTGCTGGTAATTTAGGCTTTAAAGGTTCTCGTAAATCAACTCCATTTGCTGCACAAATGGCTGCTGAAGCAGCTGGTAAAACAGCAATGGAACATGGTATGAAGACGGTTGAGGTTTCTGTTAAAGGACCTGGTGCTGGTCGTGAAGCTGCGATCCGTTCACTACAAGCAGTTGGATTAGAAGTTAACATGATTAAAGACGTTACTCCTGTTCCACATAATGGTTGCCGTCCGCCAAAACGTCGTAGAGTATAA
- the rpmJ gene encoding 50S ribosomal protein L36 — MKVRPSVKPICEKCKVIRRKGTVMVICENPKHKQKQG; from the coding sequence ATGAAAGTCAGACCATCAGTTAAACCAATTTGCGAAAAATGTAAAGTCATTCGTCGTAAAGGTACGGTCATGGTAATTTGTGAAAATCCAAAGCACAAACAAAAACAAGGTTAA
- the rpsM gene encoding 30S ribosomal protein S13 — MARIAGVDIPRDKRVVVSLTYIFGVGSKRSAEILEKAGVSENTRVRDLTEDELNKIREVIDAYRVEGDLRREISLNIKRLIEIGSYRGIRHRRGLPVRGQNSKNNARTRKGPRRTVANKKK; from the coding sequence ATGGCACGTATTGCAGGTGTCGACATCCCTCGTGACAAACGAGTTGTTGTCTCATTAACGTATATTTTTGGAGTGGGTAGTAAAAGATCTGCTGAGATTCTTGAAAAAGCTGGTGTTTCTGAAAACACACGCGTTCGAGACCTAACAGAAGATGAGCTTAATAAAATTCGTGAAGTAATTGATGCATATCGCGTAGAAGGTGACCTTCGTCGTGAAATTTCACTTAACATTAAGCGTCTTATCGAGATTGGTTCATACCGTGGCATCCGTCACCGTCGTGGCTTACCAGTTCGTGGACAAAATTCTAAAAACAATGCTCGTACACGTAAAGGTCCTCGTCGTACAGTAGCAAATAAGAAGAAGTAA
- a CDS encoding energy-coupling factor ABC transporter ATP-binding protein: MDITVENLDHWYGKGTPFEKKALTNISLHIASKSYTAIIGHTGSGKSTLVQHMNGLLKPTAGTIKVGTHVIEGGKKSKDMKDLRRSVGFVFQYPEHQLFDETVEKDIAFGPVNFGMSEELAKKKAREVLHKVGLPADVLHRSPFELSGGQKRRAAIAGVLAMTPSVLILDEPTAGLDPKGRRDIMNLFYQLHQEEGLTTVLVTHNMLDAALFADHIYVMDAGEIAMQGTPAEIFASTKELQKIGLDVPESVQMIEMVEKQFQVQMKRDVFTSLAVAEEIDKHICYKE; this comes from the coding sequence ATGGACATTACAGTCGAAAACCTAGATCATTGGTATGGAAAAGGGACGCCATTTGAAAAAAAAGCTTTGACTAATATTTCGCTTCATATTGCATCCAAGTCATACACGGCCATTATTGGGCATACGGGGTCTGGGAAGTCAACATTAGTCCAACACATGAACGGTCTCCTTAAGCCAACTGCAGGCACAATAAAAGTAGGTACGCATGTTATTGAAGGAGGGAAGAAATCAAAAGACATGAAAGACTTACGTCGATCTGTGGGGTTTGTTTTTCAGTATCCAGAGCATCAGCTTTTTGATGAAACTGTTGAAAAAGATATTGCTTTTGGTCCGGTGAATTTTGGTATGAGTGAGGAGCTAGCGAAAAAGAAAGCAAGAGAAGTTCTTCATAAAGTAGGACTTCCCGCGGACGTCTTACATAGATCACCATTTGAATTAAGTGGTGGCCAAAAGAGGAGAGCTGCGATTGCAGGTGTACTTGCGATGACACCTAGTGTGCTTATCCTAGATGAGCCAACAGCAGGACTCGATCCAAAGGGGCGTCGTGACATTATGAACTTGTTTTATCAGCTTCATCAAGAAGAAGGACTCACAACAGTCCTAGTTACTCATAACATGCTTGATGCTGCCCTGTTTGCTGACCATATATATGTAATGGATGCAGGGGAGATCGCAATGCAAGGAACGCCTGCAGAGATATTTGCGTCTACGAAAGAGTTACAAAAGATAGGACTAGATGTCCCGGAATCGGTACAGATGATTGAAATGGTAGAGAAACAATTCCAAGTCCAGATGAAACGGGATGTATTCACTTCTTTAGCAGTTGCAGAGGAAATTGACAAGCACATTTGTTATAAGGAGTGA
- the rplQ gene encoding 50S ribosomal protein L17 has product MAYAKLGRTSSQRKALFRDLATDLIINERIETTEAKAKELRSIVEKLITLGKRGDLHARRQVASFVRREVANEEENQDAIQKLFSDIAPRYEDRQGGYTRILKVGPRRGDGAPMAIIELV; this is encoded by the coding sequence ATGGCATATGCAAAATTAGGACGTACAAGTTCACAACGTAAAGCACTTTTCCGTGATTTAGCTACTGACTTAATTATTAACGAAAGAATCGAAACGACTGAGGCTAAAGCGAAAGAGCTTCGTTCCATCGTTGAAAAATTAATTACATTAGGTAAGCGTGGAGATCTTCATGCTCGTCGTCAAGTTGCTTCTTTCGTTCGTCGTGAAGTAGCAAATGAGGAAGAGAATCAAGATGCAATTCAAAAATTATTCAGTGATATTGCACCTCGTTATGAAGACCGTCAAGGAGGATACACTCGTATCCTGAAAGTGGGTCCTCGTCGTGGAGATGGAGCACCAATGGCGATTATTGAACTAGTATAA
- a CDS encoding energy-coupling factor transporter transmembrane component T family protein encodes MFQHVIVGQYVKGHSIFHQMDPRSKLIAIFLLVLIVFLANNWLSYFVLIIFALLSIIISQVPLLYIYKGLKPIFLIIVFTMLMHLILNKEGAVVLEMGPFSVYESGITQGVFIALRLLIIVVLTSLLTLTTKPLDLTDGLEFLLQPLTRFRVPAHEIALMMSISLRFIPTLLQETEKILKAQMARGVDFSSGSIMQRMKAVIPLLIPLFISAFKRAEDLALAMESRGYRGGEGRTKLRELEWRKKDTSVLFIVCLFGFGLFLLRI; translated from the coding sequence ATGTTTCAACATGTCATTGTCGGTCAATATGTAAAAGGCCATTCGATTTTCCATCAAATGGACCCACGTTCAAAGTTGATTGCTATTTTCTTACTCGTGCTTATCGTCTTCTTAGCAAACAATTGGTTATCCTATTTTGTTCTTATCATCTTTGCGTTATTATCTATTATCATCTCACAAGTGCCATTATTATATATTTATAAAGGATTAAAACCTATTTTTTTGATTATCGTGTTTACGATGCTCATGCACCTCATTCTAAATAAAGAGGGAGCAGTTGTACTGGAAATGGGTCCTTTCTCTGTATATGAAAGTGGTATAACACAAGGTGTTTTTATAGCGTTACGACTCTTAATCATCGTTGTGTTAACATCATTATTAACGTTGACGACTAAACCACTTGATTTAACAGATGGACTGGAGTTCTTGTTACAGCCATTAACACGCTTTAGGGTACCTGCCCATGAAATAGCACTGATGATGTCGATATCACTTCGCTTTATTCCTACGCTCTTGCAAGAAACAGAGAAAATTCTAAAGGCTCAAATGGCAAGAGGTGTTGACTTTAGTAGTGGCTCTATCATGCAACGGATGAAAGCAGTCATTCCGTTACTAATACCTTTATTCATAAGTGCCTTTAAACGAGCAGAAGACCTTGCTCTAGCGATGGAGTCACGCGGTTATAGGGGTGGAGAGGGTCGTACGAAGTTACGAGAATTAGAGTGGAGAAAAAAGGACACGTCTGTTCTCTTTATTGTGTGTCTTTTTGGGTTTGGATTGTTTTTATTGAGGATATAA
- a CDS encoding DNA-directed RNA polymerase subunit alpha — protein MIEIEKPNIETVEISEDAKYGKFVVEPLERGYGTTLGNSLRRILLSSLPGAAVTSVQIDGVLHEFSTIEGVVEDVTTIILNLKQLALKIYSDEVKTLEIDISSEGVVTAGDLTHDSDVDVLNPELHLATLGKGARLHMRVSAKRGRGYVPAEGNKSEELPIGVIPIDSIFTPVSRVNYQVENTRVGQITNYDKLTLDVWTDGSIRPEEAVSLGAKILTEHLNIFVGLTDQAQNAEIMVEKEEDQKEKVLEMTIEELDLSVRSYNCLKRAGINTVQELTHKSEEDMMKVRNLGRKSLEEVQEKLGELGLGLRNEE, from the coding sequence ATGATAGAAATAGAAAAGCCAAATATTGAAACGGTTGAGATTAGCGAAGACGCAAAGTATGGGAAGTTCGTAGTGGAACCACTAGAACGTGGATATGGTACAACACTAGGCAACTCTTTACGTCGTATTCTTTTGTCCTCTTTACCTGGGGCTGCTGTGACATCAGTTCAAATTGATGGTGTCTTACATGAATTCTCTACCATTGAAGGTGTAGTAGAAGATGTAACAACGATTATACTTAATCTAAAACAGTTAGCTCTAAAAATATATTCTGATGAAGTAAAAACATTGGAAATTGATATATCTAGTGAAGGGGTCGTTACTGCTGGAGATTTAACACACGATAGTGATGTTGATGTTCTGAATCCTGAGCTACACCTTGCTACTTTAGGTAAGGGTGCACGTTTGCATATGAGAGTTTCTGCTAAACGTGGTCGCGGGTATGTACCAGCAGAAGGGAATAAGTCTGAAGAGCTACCAATTGGTGTTATTCCAATTGATTCAATTTTCACACCTGTCTCTCGCGTAAATTATCAAGTTGAAAACACGCGTGTTGGCCAAATCACAAACTATGATAAACTAACCCTTGATGTTTGGACTGACGGAAGTATTCGCCCAGAAGAGGCAGTGTCTTTAGGGGCAAAAATCTTAACTGAACACTTAAATATCTTTGTAGGATTGACTGACCAAGCTCAAAATGCTGAGATTATGGTTGAGAAGGAAGAAGATCAGAAAGAAAAAGTTCTTGAGATGACGATTGAAGAGCTAGATTTATCTGTTCGTTCTTACAACTGCCTAAAGCGTGCTGGTATAAATACCGTGCAGGAGCTTACGCATAAGTCTGAAGAAGATATGATGAAGGTTCGTAATTTAGGTCGCAAATCTCTTGAAGAAGTTCAAGAGAAGCTTGGAGAGCTTGGCCTAGGCTTACGCAACGAAGAATAG
- the secY gene encoding preprotein translocase subunit SecY, whose product MFRTISNIMRVGDLRSKVIFTLLMLVVFRIGSFIPVPGSDREALDFLDQANAFGLLNTFGGGALGNYSIFATGIMPYITASIIMQLLQMDVVPKFAEWAKEGESGRRKLAQITRYGTIVLGFLQALAMSVGFNSIFPGLIPNPSVPKYLFIALVMTAGTAFLMWLGEQITAKGVGNGISIIIFAGIASAIPTGVNQIYGTQIENAGDNLFLSIVTVLILLLVILAVVVGVIYVQQALRKVPVQYAKRLVGRNPVGGQSTHLPIKVNAAGVIPVIFAMSLFIFPGTIAGFFPDSAVAGWITQYISFENNIGLVFYAILIIAFTYFYTFIQVNPEQMAENLKKQGGYIPGIRPGKTTQQYVTRILYRLTLVGALFLTAVSILPFFFTRFMELPPAVQIGGTGLLIVVGVALDTMKQIESQLIKRSYKGFIK is encoded by the coding sequence ATGTTTCGGACGATATCTAATATTATGCGTGTTGGAGATTTAAGGTCGAAAGTAATTTTTACATTATTAATGCTAGTAGTCTTTCGTATCGGAAGCTTTATCCCTGTACCAGGTTCTGACCGAGAGGCTCTAGACTTCCTTGATCAAGCCAATGCATTTGGATTGCTAAATACATTTGGTGGTGGCGCACTAGGAAACTATTCCATTTTCGCTACTGGGATTATGCCTTACATTACTGCATCCATCATTATGCAATTATTGCAAATGGATGTCGTTCCAAAATTTGCTGAATGGGCAAAAGAGGGTGAGTCAGGTCGACGTAAGTTGGCTCAAATCACTCGTTATGGAACGATTGTATTAGGATTTCTTCAAGCTCTAGCTATGTCCGTTGGTTTTAATTCAATATTCCCAGGGTTAATTCCTAACCCAAGTGTTCCAAAATATCTGTTCATTGCATTAGTAATGACAGCAGGAACAGCCTTCCTCATGTGGCTTGGTGAACAAATCACTGCCAAAGGGGTAGGTAATGGAATTTCAATTATTATCTTCGCTGGGATTGCTTCGGCAATACCAACTGGAGTGAATCAAATCTATGGTACACAAATTGAAAATGCCGGAGATAATTTATTCTTAAGCATTGTAACGGTCCTAATCCTACTTTTAGTTATTTTAGCAGTTGTTGTTGGAGTTATTTATGTTCAGCAAGCACTTCGAAAAGTTCCGGTTCAATATGCAAAGCGACTTGTTGGTAGAAATCCAGTTGGTGGTCAATCAACTCACTTACCAATTAAAGTAAATGCAGCTGGGGTTATTCCAGTAATCTTTGCAATGTCGCTCTTTATATTCCCAGGAACAATTGCTGGTTTCTTCCCAGACAGTGCGGTTGCAGGCTGGATTACACAATATATAAGCTTTGAAAACAATATTGGACTTGTGTTCTATGCGATATTAATTATTGCATTCACATACTTCTATACATTTATTCAAGTGAATCCAGAACAAATGGCTGAAAACTTAAAGAAGCAGGGTGGATACATCCCAGGGATTCGTCCAGGAAAAACAACACAACAATATGTAACGAGAATCCTTTACCGTTTAACGCTAGTAGGTGCTTTATTTTTGACAGCAGTGTCAATTCTACCGTTTTTCTTTACTAGGTTTATGGAATTACCTCCTGCGGTTCAAATTGGCGGAACTGGATTATTAATCGTCGTTGGTGTAGCATTAGATACGATGAAACAAATCGAGAGTCAGTTAATTAAGAGAAGCTATAAAGGCTTTATCAAGTAA
- a CDS encoding KOW domain-containing RNA-binding protein — translation MIDPESGPQLGQIVEIIKGRDKEQFSVIIRIETERFVYIADGDKRKYDRAKRKNIHHLKLINYVSTEVKSSIEESGRVTNGKLRYALQKFLEQENHLLKEGE, via the coding sequence ATGATAGATCCTGAATCGGGACCGCAGCTTGGTCAGATTGTTGAGATTATTAAAGGTCGAGATAAAGAACAGTTTAGTGTGATTATCCGAATCGAAACGGAACGCTTTGTTTATATAGCGGATGGAGACAAACGTAAATATGACCGAGCGAAACGGAAGAATATTCATCACCTCAAGCTCATCAATTACGTCTCTACTGAAGTGAAAAGTAGCATAGAAGAATCTGGTCGGGTAACAAACGGAAAATTGAGATATGCCTTACAAAAGTTTTTAGAGCAAGAAAATCATTTACTGAAGGAAGGTGAGTAA
- the infA gene encoding translation initiation factor IF-1: MAKEDVIEVEGTVIEPLPNAMFRVELENGHKVLAHVSGKIRMHFIRILPGDKVTVELSPYDLTRGRITYRYK, from the coding sequence ATGGCGAAAGAAGATGTGATTGAAGTAGAAGGTACCGTCATAGAGCCACTGCCAAACGCGATGTTTCGAGTTGAGCTTGAGAATGGGCACAAAGTATTAGCCCACGTATCGGGAAAAATTCGCATGCATTTTATTCGTATTCTTCCAGGGGATAAAGTAACTGTTGAGTTGTCACCATATGACTTAACACGTGGACGAATTACGTATCGATATAAATAA
- a CDS encoding adenylate kinase, producing the protein MNLILMGLPGAGKGTQAEKIVAEYSIPHISTGDMFRAAIKNETELGMKAKQFMDAGELVPDEVTIGIVRERLSQDDCTKGFLLDGFPRTVAQAEALEEMLTSLERKIDYVLNIDVPEEILLERLTGRRVSPTSGRTYHVIFNPPKVEGKCDVDGSDLIQRDDDKPETVAKRLEVNIKQAQPLIDFYTERGYLRNIDGQQDIVKVYADIEQLLKGLHA; encoded by the coding sequence ATGAATCTAATATTGATGGGGCTTCCTGGTGCTGGGAAAGGCACACAGGCTGAGAAGATTGTAGCAGAATATAGCATCCCTCACATATCAACAGGAGATATGTTTCGAGCAGCAATAAAAAATGAAACGGAATTAGGAATGAAAGCCAAGCAGTTTATGGATGCAGGTGAATTAGTTCCTGACGAAGTAACCATTGGAATTGTTCGTGAACGGTTAAGTCAAGATGATTGTACAAAAGGTTTTCTGTTAGATGGTTTTCCAAGAACCGTTGCTCAAGCAGAAGCTTTAGAAGAGATGTTAACTTCGTTAGAACGAAAAATAGATTATGTTTTAAACATTGATGTTCCTGAAGAGATTTTATTAGAACGTCTAACTGGACGTCGTGTTTCTCCGACATCAGGCAGAACATATCATGTTATATTTAACCCTCCTAAAGTAGAAGGTAAATGTGACGTAGATGGTAGTGACCTGATTCAACGTGATGATGATAAACCAGAAACTGTTGCAAAACGGTTAGAGGTTAACATCAAGCAAGCACAACCGTTAATTGATTTTTATACCGAAAGAGGCTATCTTCGTAACATTGATGGACAGCAGGATATTGTAAAGGTCTATGCAGACATTGAACAACTTCTGAAAGGATTACATGCATGA
- the rpsI gene encoding 30S ribosomal protein S9 yields MAQVQYYGTGRRKHSVARVRLVPGDGRIVINNREIDVYFRGKETLKLIVKQPLVETATEGQYDILVNVTGGGYTGQAGAIRHGVSRALLEADPEFRGSLKSAGFLTRDPRMKERKKYGLKAARRAPQFSKR; encoded by the coding sequence TTGGCACAAGTACAATATTATGGTACTGGTCGTCGTAAGCACTCTGTAGCACGTGTTCGTTTAGTGCCGGGTGATGGTCGTATCGTTATCAATAACCGTGAAATTGATGTATACTTCAGAGGAAAAGAAACACTTAAGTTAATCGTAAAACAACCTTTAGTAGAAACTGCTACAGAAGGTCAATACGATATTCTTGTAAACGTAACAGGCGGTGGCTACACAGGACAGGCTGGAGCAATCCGTCATGGTGTTTCAAGAGCATTACTAGAAGCGGATCCTGAATTCCGTGGATCATTAAAATCTGCAGGTTTCCTAACACGTGACCCTCGTATGAAAGAGCGTAAAAAATACGGTCTTAAAGCGGCACGTCGTGCACCTCAGTTCTCAAAACGTTAA
- the truA gene encoding tRNA pseudouridine(38-40) synthase TruA, with amino-acid sequence MRRMKAVITYDGTNFCGFQSQPNLRTVQSEVEKALTRIHKGEEVIITASGRTDAGVHAHGQVFHFDTSLAISEEKWPFAFRGQLPLDIEIREITEVDRDFHARYDVEKKEYRYRVLCSRTRDVFSRQYQHYVPYQVDFERMVAGSKHLLGKHDFTSFCSTKTATSNRVRTIYELDIERDGNEFVFRIVGNGFLYNMVRIIVGTLLEVGRGKREPEDIKSILEAQNRKRAGKTAPGHGLYLWEVTYKDETAQLNAEKGRKN; translated from the coding sequence ATGAGAAGAATGAAGGCAGTTATTACGTATGATGGGACAAACTTTTGCGGGTTTCAGTCCCAACCAAACCTTCGAACCGTGCAGTCAGAAGTAGAAAAAGCCCTCACTAGAATTCATAAAGGGGAAGAGGTCATCATTACAGCCTCTGGGCGGACTGATGCAGGAGTACATGCACATGGTCAGGTTTTTCATTTTGATACATCATTAGCAATTTCTGAAGAAAAATGGCCTTTTGCTTTTCGAGGACAGTTGCCATTAGATATCGAAATCAGAGAAATAACAGAAGTGGACCGAGATTTTCATGCGCGCTATGACGTTGAGAAAAAAGAATACAGATACCGAGTGTTATGCTCACGTACACGAGACGTGTTTTCAAGGCAATACCAGCATTATGTTCCGTACCAGGTGGATTTTGAACGTATGGTAGCTGGTAGCAAGCATTTACTTGGTAAACATGACTTTACGTCCTTTTGTTCCACGAAAACAGCGACTTCAAACAGGGTAAGAACAATTTATGAACTAGACATTGAAAGAGATGGTAACGAGTTTGTATTTCGCATCGTAGGAAATGGATTTCTTTATAATATGGTTCGTATTATCGTTGGCACACTACTAGAAGTAGGCAGAGGAAAACGTGAGCCGGAAGACATAAAGAGTATCCTTGAAGCTCAGAACAGAAAAAGAGCAGGAAAAACGGCACCTGGTCATGGACTTTACTTGTGGGAAGTCACATATAAAGACGAAACCGCGCAACTGAACGCAGAAAAGGGTCGTAAAAACTAG